The following proteins come from a genomic window of Nocardiopsis sp. YSL2:
- a CDS encoding class IV adenylate cyclase, with protein sequence MSAIEYEAKVVDIDPDQVARLILDKGGADLGEVLQRRYVYDIEPGDASRWVRLRDTGTEVTLTVKEIDSDAIGGTHETETAVGDFETANALLGKLGYAPKAYQENRRHSFTLDGAQLEIDSWPRIPAYLEIEADSRAEVVRIAALLGYAEADLTGENTTKVYTRYGIDLSTIADLRFGGPLRLGGRF encoded by the coding sequence ATGAGCGCGATCGAGTACGAGGCCAAGGTCGTGGACATCGACCCGGACCAGGTCGCCCGGCTCATTCTCGACAAGGGCGGTGCGGATCTGGGGGAGGTGCTCCAGCGCCGCTACGTCTACGACATCGAACCCGGTGATGCTTCGCGATGGGTACGTCTGCGCGACACCGGCACCGAGGTGACGCTCACGGTCAAGGAGATCGACTCCGACGCCATCGGAGGCACTCACGAGACGGAGACAGCCGTCGGTGACTTCGAGACCGCCAACGCTCTGTTGGGCAAGCTCGGCTACGCCCCCAAGGCGTATCAGGAGAACCGCAGGCACAGCTTCACCCTGGATGGGGCACAGTTGGAGATCGACTCCTGGCCGCGCATCCCCGCCTACCTGGAGATCGAGGCGGACAGTCGTGCCGAGGTGGTGCGCATCGCGGCGCTGCTCGGCTATGCAGAGGCGGACCTGACGGGAGAGAACACGACCAAGGTCTACACCCGCTACGGCATCGACCTGTCCACCATCGCCGATCTGCGCTTCGGCGGTCCTCTCCGCTTGGGTGGCCGATTCTGA
- a CDS encoding LapA family protein, whose amino-acid sequence MAASTPAGGPVSGNPVSERRFSVSAVPPRLWVALILIVIAVFFVAQNRDATEIQVLFFSLEAPQWAALTATAFVGLLIGLLLRPSERKKRRAAKRK is encoded by the coding sequence ATGGCGGCTTCCACACCCGCGGGGGGACCGGTCAGTGGGAACCCCGTATCCGAGAGGCGCTTCTCCGTGTCGGCCGTTCCGCCCCGGCTGTGGGTCGCGCTGATCCTGATCGTCATCGCGGTCTTCTTCGTGGCGCAGAACAGGGACGCGACCGAGATCCAGGTCCTGTTCTTCTCCCTGGAGGCCCCGCAGTGGGCCGCGCTGACCGCCACCGCGTTCGTCGGCCTGCTCATCGGCCTCCTCCTGCGCCCATCGGAACGTAAGAAGCGCAGGGCAGCGAAGCGGAAGTGA
- a CDS encoding SAM-dependent methyltransferase, protein MTDAPLIDTTVPHSARVFNYWLGGKDHYPVDRDLGEQIKASSPEIVALARADRDFLVRSVTYLAKEVGIRQFLDVGTGLPTANNTHEVAQRIAPESKVVYADNDPLVLTHARALLTSSPEGSTHYLDADLTEAEALLAQAREHLDFSQPIGMTIMGTLGHFPADDATYAIVRAYVDALPSGSYLALCDSTDTSPEIVEAAEQWNAEAAAPIHLRTVAQLERFFDGLELLEPGVVSVPFWRPASTDLGTPSEVAQYGGVARKP, encoded by the coding sequence GTGACGGACGCTCCGCTCATCGACACCACCGTCCCCCACTCGGCACGCGTGTTCAACTACTGGCTGGGCGGCAAGGACCACTACCCCGTGGACCGCGACCTGGGCGAGCAGATCAAGGCGAGCTCCCCGGAGATCGTCGCCCTCGCACGCGCCGACCGCGACTTCCTCGTCCGCTCCGTCACCTACCTGGCCAAGGAGGTGGGCATCCGCCAGTTCCTGGACGTGGGAACGGGCCTGCCGACCGCCAACAACACCCACGAGGTCGCCCAGCGGATCGCGCCCGAGTCCAAGGTGGTCTACGCGGACAACGACCCCCTCGTGCTGACGCACGCCCGTGCCCTGCTCACCAGCTCCCCGGAGGGCAGCACGCACTACCTCGACGCCGACCTCACCGAGGCCGAGGCGCTCCTGGCCCAGGCACGCGAGCACCTGGACTTCTCCCAGCCGATCGGTATGACCATCATGGGCACCCTGGGCCACTTCCCCGCCGACGACGCGACCTACGCGATCGTGCGGGCCTACGTGGACGCGCTGCCCTCCGGCAGCTACCTGGCCCTGTGCGACAGCACCGACACCAGCCCCGAGATCGTCGAGGCGGCCGAGCAGTGGAACGCGGAGGCCGCCGCTCCCATCCACCTGCGCACGGTCGCCCAGCTCGAGCGGTTCTTCGACGGGTTGGAACTCCTGGAGCCGGGCGTGGTCTCCGTCCCCTTCTGGCGTCCGGCGTCGACCGACCTGGGCACCCCCTCCGAGGTCGCCCAGTACGGCGGCGTCGCGCGCAAGCCCTGA